Part of the Tamandua tetradactyla isolate mTamTet1 chromosome 11, mTamTet1.pri, whole genome shotgun sequence genome, CTAGTTGCTGGGGGCCAGActtggggagggggaggctggAGGCAGCACTGAGGCTGCCGGGATGGGGACCGGAATGGACAGCAGATCAGAGAGGGATCCAGAAGACCCATGGGCTGTACCGAGGAGGGCAGGAGTGTCGGTTTGGAAGCCCTCAACCAGCGAGGGTTGActttgtgttgagtgaaataagccagacacagaaggtcAGCTATTGTATGATCTTGCTTCTGTGAAATACCTAATATGTGCGAATTTATAGAGCCAGAAAGCAGCTTCCAGGGAAcgaggggtggggaatggggagtgaggGCTTGATGGGAATACAGTTTCTGTGTGGGATGGTGGAAAGGTTTGGGGTTGGATGGTGGCGATGCGAACACAATATTGTGGACATAATTCAGCCCACTAATTGTATGCctggaagtggttaaaatgagaaatgttatattgtatggACAATGCCTTccaagactaaaaaaaaaaaaaaatttttttaaaccactccccatcccccccaaaaaaacaataGGGTTATTAACCTCATTTTAAATGAGACCCTGAGGATCTTTGGCAGGTTTGGTATGGGGTCCCAGGCTCCGCACTTCTAAAATATTTCCAGGTGAGGCCAaggctgctggtccagggaccccacTTGGAGGACCCAGGGATTCAGAGACTTTCATTAGAAGTAACACTTGCCAGTTACAGCTTTACGACGCCGGTTTGTGTCCGCCTGCTGCGTCGTGGCTAAAGGAGGGGCAGTGTTTCCTTCTCATCTTGCCAAGTAGCAGCCAGAAGAGCCGAAAATTTCAAGGCTAATTTTAATAATTCTCAAAGGAGAAAAAGGCAAgcctgagaaaagaaaaactgaaaaggacaGGACAGAATTATTAGTGGAATCAGGCCTGGTAATGTTTGGCACCTACAGTGACAACCAATCTGAGACCCCAGTAGTGGGATggccctgcctcctcccctgtcatggttagggacaggtgtcaacttggccaagttgtggtacctgttcatttgattgggcaagcgctggcctgtctgttgcaatgaggacatttcataggattaggtcatgatcacgtcaactacatccacagctgattccatttgtaatcagccaaaggggagtgtcttctgcaattagtgatgctaaatccaatcatgggaagccttttaaggaggactcacaggagacaggttgcattcctgctttggctggtgagcctctcctgtggagttcatccaggccatccattggagtcgtcggcttcgcagcctgccctgtggattttggactctgcgttcctaccgtcacgtgagacactttcataaattttatatttgcaagtgttccctgttggttctgtttctctagagaaccctaactaatacatccccCATGGCTGAACTTCACTGCCACTGCTCTCAGCTGTCCTAAAGCCACGTGCTTTCGTCTCCTAGCCTTTGCACTTTCTAATCCCACAGCCTGGAACCTGTGGGTTTGGCCTCCTGTTGTCCATTCCACCCCTCACCCTTCAGATTTCAGTTCCTCAGGCCCTGGGAACCCCAGACCACAGCTCGTCTCCTTGTCATCTAACCCCAGAGCCCGCTGGACTTCCTGATGCTGAATGAGAGGTGAAGGACTCTTCCTGGCTGGGTTTCTGGAGAGGTGAAGAGATGCGCCATAAATGATATTCCCACAACGCCCTGGGCTTCCGTCATCATAGCATTTATTAAAGTGTTGAATTAAGAGTCACACCCCGTTTCAGTTAATCCCCACTGTTCAAGGCAAAGTGGGGCCAAGGGTGTTGGGGGAAGCTGGGTTACTTACCAACGTAGGTGCTCATTCTCGACTATTTCCTCCAGAAATTCCATTCTCCTTGCCAGAGACTGGCCAAGAAAGTCCTTCTGGCCAAGAAGGTCCAGGGAGGCTCCTGATGGCATCAGGCCTTTGGGGACAGGGATGTGATGTCCGGAGCAGTGGCATCCATGATGTCACCATGACAGACAAAACCGCCAAAGTTAGTGAAATGGAAGATGGTTTAAAAATGGAGTCTGATGATGTCATTAAGCAacctgacttccaacttctgtcCTGCTGTTGCCAAGGCTGTGGTGGGAAAGTACTCACCTAGGTGCTGGTGGGAGTGCCATTCGGTACACCCTCCACAGAGGGGAAATAGCAACATCTCTCCAAATTAAAAACTGACCCTCtctattgtataccccagaaaagccatgttatttgtcctagtccaatcttgtgggggaagacttGTTgtttgggtggggtctttttttattaagttgtttccatgaagatgtgatgaCCCACATGACTGTAGGTGGGACACTTTGAAATAAGTTGTTCCCATGAGATAtcactccacccattcaaggtggatcttaatccagtAACTATAGTAAtttaagaggtaaccattttgggTAAAGTTCAGAGCTGATatagacagagatgtttggagagtggaaagaaaacaatcccccccctcccccaccaggaagctgtttgaaaccagaagccaaaagaccagcagatagcggccacatgacttcccagctgacagaagtgttttggacccatcggcctttctttttttttttttttttccatagtttcagaaagcaagtgatttattagctcatgctCACGGGGCTCAACTGAGTCAcctcgaaagtctgagccccaaacaaaaggcaaccttagcttttatagactgtattacatgctagagataaggtAAGTTAATATGGTGACcagcaatattaaaggaaaaacaattggttAGTTTAAGGTGCAAAACGGGTTACAGAAGCAGACGAACTGTTAGGGGAGGGGCCcccatcccaggaatgtgtcttatcttgcctGCCTGCAGTTTCACCCATTCCTGGAGGCTAGAGGAGGGGGaccctatcccaggaatgtgtcttgtCTGGCTTGCCTGCAATTTCACCCATTCCTGGAGCTCAGTAGAgggacatcagcctttcttgagtcaaggtacctttccctggatgccttagtttggacatttctatagccttagaactgtaaacttgtaaatttaataaatccactttataaaacccagaacaaaaaacaaaacagacccTCTGATCCAAGCCAGCACACTTCTGGGAATGTCTTACTGATAAGTTTGTgcaggagaaattaaaacactccaCACATTCCTGGCTGTATCATGTGTCAACAACAAACTTGGCAACAACACAACACCCATCAAAAGGAGTTAAATAAACTGCAGGAGTGCCATGCAACCCAGGATGCTGAGGCTGTTCTGGAAATGAGGAAGATCTTTAGACCCTTTTGGAATTATCTATTTGGAATTCCAAAAACCCATTTGGAATTATCTCCAAGATTTATTTGGCAAAAAGAATGATGTGTACAATTTGCAGTATAGTTTGCTATTATtcgtgttttttaaaaatagcagccaGGAAGTGCATTTTTGTCTATAGCATGCCACAGTGTATCCGGAAGGACTCAGAAAGCACTGGTAAGCCCACACTGGAGACAGGGTAAGAGGGAGGTTTCTCCATGTGCTTCCAATTTTgaagaatttcttaaaaaaaaaaaaatcaacaaccatTGCTCATCTTACTTATTTAGTTGGTTTTTTGTACTAAACCAttaatcccttctcatttccttctgtgcatatttttcagatatttcctttgtggttaccACGGTGCTAAaatttaaatctataataatctcattggtttgatatcaacttaacttcaataacatacacaaaCCATGTTTCTGTAACCCTCTGTCCCCCACCTGTGTGTTGTTCTCATCACAAATTACGCCTGTCTCCACTGTGTGTCCAAAACCATCCATTTATTATGGCTTTTTacgcattttatgcatttgccattTAGATACTGTAAGAAATAAAAGGGGGAGTTACAAAGCAAAAATGCaaaagtactggcatttatatttacccatgtcattactcttgctggagatttttatttcttcacgaGGCTTCAACCTACCGTGTAGgctccttttcttttcatctgaagaactctcttcagcatttcttgcagggctggtgcagtggggacaaacactctcagcttttgtttatctgggagtgtcttaattttcctatcatttttttttgggggggtgcggtagcaaatttaaaagtacatatatttttattgagatattttcacacacatatgattcgtccaaagtatacaatcaatggttcacaatatcatcaaacagttgtgtgttcatcaccatgatcatttttaggacatttgcatcactccagaaaaataaataaaaagaaaacaaacaaacaaacatacatcccataccccttatccctccctctcattgaccactagtattgcaatctacccaactaattttaccccttactccttcccccattatttatttatttttgtccttcttttctttttttttttactcatctgcccataccctggataaaggtaTTCACAGCACACGGTCATACTGTAACAGCTACATAGTTACACAAAAGCTACATAGTAACACATAGTTACACaaacttcaagaatcaaggctactggaacacagctcaacagtttcaggtacttccctccagcctctccaatacaccataaactaaaaaggaatatctataagatgcataagaataacctctaggataaccccctgactgtttgaaatctctcagccactgaaactttattttgtctcatgtctctcttccccttttaataaaaaagtttttctcaatcccatgatgccaggtcctgcctcattcccgggagtcctgtcccacgttgccagggagatttccatctctgggagtcatgtcccacagagcaGGAAGGGCACTGGggtcacctgccgagttggcttagagagagaggccacatttgagcgaCAAGGGgttcttaggtataattataagtaagtaggcttagcttctcctttgcgggaataagttccataggggcaaactctaagattgaggtctcagcctattgaattggttgttcccactgcttgcgagaatatcaggaattcccccgATGAGGAtgtttattattttcctctttctcaccagcaactcaaggggactttggaaatatttttttattcactgccccaaTCAataactctgggatgtattgtggcatcatactaacctgtacaaaaaccaacaagacctcataCCCActgaagattccatgtacttatggtgttcgaataaactgaccatacaagttaaattagaaaatgcactacccaaaatacaaattttgcaccaaataaatatcttttcctttggcctcacacagaagctgaagttttaaaatatgggccatttcatcctttaccctctaTTCTGATGTATCTTAGTTctatccacatcagcttcattcatatcgcCAGTCGAAGCctgatcacttttcaactttttaaacaattgcaacacggggtaatgctgactttcatagcttcagaactctaattctgagtctcgggtgtcacataaatacacgaagtttcagggaatgaccggttatatataaatagctcagtataatcagaattcagaaataagttacaactctggaatagatgtgactgctgtaagagcttacaatctaggaccctttacaactggccccaacctgataacccacgctctcaacttcagttctctgaatttgtatattatagtcagtccatatgagtgaggcatgataatatctttttgtttctgatatttcattcaacatactgtcctcaaggttcatttacctagatgcatgcctcacaacttcatttcttcttgcaggcGCTCATTTTGTCCattctatgtatacaccacagttcccccttccattcctcagtatGTGTACCCTTAGGCTGCCTCCACCCATTGAGAATTGCGAACACCGCCGCCATAGACAGCAGCGTGCagatgtccattcctgtccctactcagttcctccaggtacatacCTAGCcacagggttgcaggatcctatgacaaccccacccctagcctcctgtggaaccaccacaccgccctccaaggggctgcacctttcagtttccctaccaacagggaATAGGTACATCCcccctccacattttctctagcacatgtttctctctgtttatttttaagagttttatttgtacattatataatccaacctaagtaagaAAATCAGTGGACCCTGATATAATTACATAGCCATGCCTtcgccaccacaatctatatgaagacattttcttctcttctgcaaAGAGAAGAGAGTTACAATTAAGGACACTGATTATGAGGAGATAGAGTGCAGATTGAGCATTTGGTGGTGAAGGGGTACAGAATGggtaacaggactgattataaaaattcagaaatggatagcacaatactacctgattgtagcacaataataaaagtacactgaatgaaactgaatgtaaacatggttgagagagaagggctggggcacgtatgacaagagaaggaaagagaggattAAGACTGAGtaatttaggaatgtctagagtggatgatgatggtgattaaatttacaaataaaaggaTGCTTTTGCATGacggagaacaaatgaatgtcaacattgcaaggtgctgaaaatgggatggtaaacAGGctacaagctagggtctatagtccaACAGTAACATTATGCTTCCATTGAATTTAACAAAGGCAGTATGTCCAAACTAAATGCCAGCaagcaggggatatgggggagggatatgggattctttggggaagaaaagCAATTGCCCCCATtacttttgaaagatatttttgctgttTAGAAAATTGTTTGgcgattttttttcctctcaggaTTTAAAATGTGACATCCTACTAACACCTTGCCTTCATAGTTTCTCATGAAACATCGGCACTAAATCTTATTAGGCTCCCCTGTACATGACgtttcccttttctcttgctgctttcgggATTCCTGCTTTGTCTCtgtcatttgacagtttgattactatgtgtcttaaTGTGGGTTGAGTTTATCcagtttggagtttgttgagcttattgaatgtatatgtcttttgttaaatctggtaagttttcagccactatttctttgaacattctttCTACGTGTGGGAATCCCACAATGCATACGTTGGTACACTTGATTGGGTCCCACAGGCCTCTTAGGCTCTGtccacttttcatttttttctttctgcccctcagactaaataatttcaattatcttatctCCAAGTGCAGATTCCTTCTTTTCTGCCAGCTGCAATCTACTATTGATCCCTCTTCGGAGTTTCTAAATGCcatttattgtggtcttcagctgtttggttcctttctatgatttctatttctttactgaaattctcattttgtttatatccctttcctgatttcctccaattccttgtctatcttttctttgagcCTTTGAGCATATTCaagacagcttttaaaaagtctttgtctggcaatgactgtggttaatagtacaaataaaagaatgttatttcgtgaattaaaacaaacatatgttactattacaaggtgctaatagggtggtatatggggaaaatacacctaacgcaaaccatggactatagttaatgtaatattttaatattctttcatcaaatgtAAGAGTTACCACAACAATGCAAAGTGTCAAGGAAAGGGGGCATACAGGAATGCTGtgttttttacatgatttttaaaaaaatttatttattaattaaaaaaatttaacacacgaactaaaacattaacatatatgaacagtaattcataatatcatcacttagtttttatatgacttttatgtaaacctacttctctaattaataaaataataattaaaaaattaggcTGAGTAAAAGAACCCAGGCATAAAGTACTATATATATTATGATTCATttgtataaaatacaaataaatctatagagacagaattagattagtgggtATGTAGGGCTGGGGGAGGataaagggattgagaggtgcctgctaaggggtatgggatttttctttttggagtaacaaaagtgttctaaaattaactgtgatgatgaatgcacaaatctgtgattatactaaaagccactggtTGTACTGTTTAGGTAGAttctatggtatgtgactatatctcaataaaggaactttttaaagaaaaaggccTTTGGTTGTATAAATTCTGGGCTTCTTTATTGATGGATTTCATTGATGCGTCTATTGAACATGCTTCCATTGCTCCTCTGCGGGGGtcaccttttctcctttctttgtatGCCGTTATCTTTTGGTGCAcactggacattttaatattaCAATATACCCTGGAATTTAGCTACTGAGGCATTTGTTTCTTAAACTTGTAACTAGCCATTGTTATGACAGGAATTTCCTTGTATGCAAGGAGCtagcaaaaataaagagaaagaaaaaaacacctttcccaggCTTTGCAGACTGGCTGTGTGAGTGCTGTCCTTCAGAGCTTAGGCAGGCCAACAATGAGACTGAAGAACAACCCTAGGCAAAAGCACAGGGTCCTCCCCTGTCTCTTCTGAGCACACTCTTGGCCTGGGCATGCACAAGAGGCCTTAATTCTCCTGTTTACACGGATCTGTTTCTGAATGCCCCCTTCCCCTAGAAATCATCTTTACTCTGGTATTTTGCCCCAAGCAGCTACGACTTGTTTCTCACACCATTTTAGGTGCCTGATGAGTTGCTTCTAAGTGAAGGGCAGGTTCTGCGGTAGTGAGCCTGTGAGTGTCCTGATTTAAACTTTCATGTTGCCACCAGACAGATGGGCACAGATGTACATGGTCCCGGTAACCTCTCCACGACCAGGATCCAGGACCCACACTGGGAGCATGGGCTGGTGCTGCACCAGGTCAGGGAGAAGCTGGGAGAAAGGCCAGCAATGCCACCACATGattttcctactttatttttttttaatgctgtatggcaggggtcacatttcattcttttttccacgtgcgtattccattattgcagtaccatttattaaatttttgtttgtttttgttggtttgttttttgagggaagtgcatgggctgggaatcgaacacaggtctcctgcatggcaggcaagaattctaccaatgaactaccttTGCAACCCCCTGCCATTTTTTAATGGTATGATTCCCTTTAtagaaaatgtccagaaaagggtTCCTACCATTCTAAAATGGTCATTTTCTTGTTTGGTGCTTGCCCAGTTACTTCAGCCCTTTAGCTGTTTTCCAGAGCTCTGAGAATTCCCTGCAGGTTGTTTAAGCCTTCTGTGGGAGCTAGAACCCTGGAGCCTCTCTCTGCCATCTTGGGGATATCACTCTGCCCATCCCATTTAGGTGCCCCAAGGGCAAAACGTGGGTGCAGCCACAGCGCCTGTCTCCACCCAGCCTCTGCCCCAAAGTACAACCACCAAAGTACAACAGTGGCTTTCCTTGAGCTGTTTTAATCACCaactgggaggtggggggaacATGGGGAAAGGGGAGACAGCCTGGCTTCTAGAGGGTGGTGGCTGACTCCAGGCCACGCTCGAGGAAGTATCGGTGGGGTAGGCGGGGGCGGGGGCCTTCACTGAGAAAGTAGGATGTGATCCTCCCGGATCGCTCCTGATCTCCCATCGAGGAGTCCTCCCTATGCGAGACAAGAGACTGTGCTGACCACTCCCGGGGGAGCCAGCCCTCCCACGacccctccccctctcctcccaaACACCCACCAGGTAATGTCTTCTGCCTCCTTCTCCAGGATGCTCTGGGCCGTGCGCCAACTGAACCGGACAAACTGGGGGAAGCCGAACACTGGTTCCACATGCTTCTTCAACCATGCTTTTGTCTTGGGGtctggaggtggggtggagtggggtgggtaAGGGTCAAGGCCCCTGGCCACACTGTGCTGTCCGAGCTTCCCAGGCCAGCAGCTGAGTCCCTGCCACCGTCCAGTGTCTGAGGCCTCtttctgcctcaggacctttgcccAGGCAGGTCCTCTCCACACTTGGCCTGGTTAACAGTTGCTCAAGTTGCAATTTATGGAGAATACATCTGAGAAATCTCCCTGAACCCCTAAAGAAAAATGGTCATAAAACTGGCGTTTGCTGTCAGGTTAATGCCCCTTCCCCCATGTGACCGTGAACTCAGTGGGGATGAGAGGGGGGTGGTTCTTGTTTTTCTTGCTCACTGCTCTATCCTGGAGGCTCAGCAAGCCCTGAATGTGTTTGCCCATACCATACTTGGCTTTGATCTGGCCTCTTACTCAAGTTCTAATCTCAGGCTGACTACATCACCCCACCCGATTGCCAacctctctctgtgcctcagagaAGAGCCCGAGAGGGCTGAGAACCCAGCTCTCCCTGCTTCTGCCTCTCATGTAGGGGATGAAGTACAGTCAGCTCTACTTCATAGAGAAGTCTGAGCCTTGGAGTGGGAAGAACATGGTAAAGCCAGGACTCAAGCTGAGGAGGTTGGATCTGAGTCTGTGCCCCTCACCTCTGCCCACTACTTCGTAACAGAGGGACAGGCGCCCAGCCTGGGTCTTGGTTCCTCACTGGGGCTCCAGAGCAACAGCAAAgctggagggagagggaagggggcaCCTGAGGTTCTGCCACTCGGTGGCTGAGTGGCCACGGACAAGTGAGCCCCTGTCCGGGCCTTGGGCTCCTCGGCTGTGTAGTGGAGTGACCAGAATAATCCAGAAAAGCTCAGAAGGTGCTCAGGCCTGACCATCCTAGAGTTATCACTGCTGTTGCTGTCTCCAGAGGCAGGCGGGACCCCCATCAGCTCACCGTTGGGGTAGCCAGAGCCGTAATCAGTGTCCAGGTCCTGCAGCTTTTCTACAAACCGCCAGTTCTTCACCGCTTGGTCACGAGCAACCTGTGCGCAGGACAGGCATTTGAATCCCCCTCCTCCCTGGCAGCTACTGCCTAACTCCTGCCTGGGGCGGGGTGCTGGGAGCTGGCCCTTGGCCAGTGGGAGACTAACCTTGGCACAGATGCTAGCAGCACTGACGACAGGGTAGAGGGCATCAGCCTTGGCCTTGACTGTCACCTCCAACCCAGGAAAGCGCTGCTGCAGTCGCTCCTGGTATGTCTCTGGCAGCCCCACGGTGTCCACGAACACCTGCCGTAGTGAGAGGCGTTCAACAGACAGCCAGAAAAACAACAGCGCCAATCATGTAGCCTCAGAACCTTTGCGCATGCTCTTCCACTGCCTGAAATGCTAACCTCCCAGCTCATCCTCAGGCTGCACCTTTCTTATCTATTCCTATCAGGGGTCTCAGGTCAAGGTTGCCTCCCAAAGAAGCTTGTCCTCATCACCCTGTACCATCTGTCTCCCTGCATCTGTCACCCAGCATCATAAGTCCTTTTTGCACTTATTGGGCACTTGCAGAGTGACAGTTATTGTTCTTGGGGGCTGGCAGTGAATGAACCAGACAAAAGACCCTGTCCTCATGGAGAGGACACCCTGGTGAGGTCCACAGACAGGAAACAGGATAAATATTAGGGGACAACAGAGCGCTGGAGGGCCTTCCCCTGAAGGGGAGGGAATGAACCAGGTGGAGCTCTGGGAAAGAGTGCTCCAGGCTGAGGAAACAGCCAGTGCAATGGTCCGGAAGTCAGGCTGTATCAGGTATGCTGGA contains:
- the LOC143650645 gene encoding ribonuclease H2 subunit A isoform X1; amino-acid sequence: MDLSELERDNTGRCRVSSPVPAVCRKEPCALGVDEAGRGPVLGPMVYAICYCPVSRLADLEALKVADSKTLSESERDRLFAKIEEDGDFVGWALDVLSPNLISTSMLGRVKYNLNSLSHDAAAGLVQYALDQGVKVSQVFVDTVGLPETYQERLQQRFPGLEVTVKAKADALYPVVSAASICAKVARDQAVKNWRFVEKLQDLDTDYGSGYPNDPKTKAWLKKHVEPVFGFPQFVRFSWRTAQSILEKEAEDITWEDSSMGDQERSGRITSYFLSEGPRPRLPHRYFLERGLESATTL
- the LOC143650645 gene encoding ribonuclease H2 subunit A isoform X2; translated protein: MVYAICYCPVSRLADLEALKVADSKTLSESERDRLFAKIEEDGDFVGWALDVLSPNLISTSMLGRVKYNLNSLSHDAAAGLVQYALDQGVKVSQVFVDTVGLPETYQERLQQRFPGLEVTVKAKADALYPVVSAASICAKVARDQAVKNWRFVEKLQDLDTDYGSGYPNDPKTKAWLKKHVEPVFGFPQFVRFSWRTAQSILEKEAEDITWEDSSMGDQERSGRITSYFLSEGPRPRLPHRYFLERGLESATTL